One segment of Agromyces albus DNA contains the following:
- a CDS encoding DUF7059 domain-containing protein — protein MSTERGIRPSGERTTDLLRRLRSDLARANYTVASLEELWGADAAAALHRGERVPVRRVLDARRAEHGDSADLATLAELFVLGFDVPRSEAEHALPTLGVDGATELGLLAPAGAADPVDDPATALDAASVRAALDLRPYTFTDALGTVEWWILSDLGELALGHALGEEHVLGVGGASMTLSGLMLPTPAARVLDLGTGCGIQAMHATRFSAHVVATDISERALRLAGLNVELNGIDGVEFRRGSLFEPVAGERFDRIVSNPPFVITPRAAGVPEYDYRDGGMVGDALVEEVVRGAAAHLEPGGVAQLLGNWEYRATDDGLERVRGWAGGLDHWIVERERQRITEYAETWIRDGGTRPGTPDFDRLYEAWLDDFDARWVHEIGFGYVLLRRPAADPDRPAAHSVAPLARLERRHGALGNDDAPLGVHFAACLDAHDRQAALGDEEVAALRLTVAGDVTEERHYWPGDEHPTAMLLRQGGGFGRTIGLDTGLAALVGACDGELPVGAIIGAVAQLLDVDESELAAELLPAVRGLIDDGILLLPAT, from the coding sequence ATGAGCACCGAACGCGGCATCCGGCCGAGCGGAGAACGCACGACCGACCTGTTGCGGCGGCTCCGCTCCGACCTCGCTCGCGCGAACTACACGGTCGCCTCGCTCGAAGAGCTGTGGGGAGCGGATGCCGCGGCGGCGCTGCATCGCGGCGAGCGAGTACCGGTACGACGCGTGCTCGATGCCCGCCGCGCCGAGCACGGGGATTCCGCCGACCTCGCGACGCTCGCCGAGCTGTTCGTGCTCGGATTCGACGTGCCGCGCTCCGAGGCCGAGCACGCGCTGCCGACGCTCGGCGTGGATGGTGCCACGGAGCTCGGGCTGCTCGCGCCCGCCGGTGCTGCCGACCCCGTCGACGATCCCGCGACTGCGCTCGACGCGGCATCCGTGCGAGCTGCACTCGACCTCAGGCCGTACACGTTCACCGATGCGCTCGGCACCGTCGAGTGGTGGATCCTCTCGGATCTCGGAGAGCTCGCGCTCGGGCACGCGCTCGGCGAGGAGCACGTGCTCGGGGTCGGCGGGGCGTCGATGACGCTCAGTGGCCTGATGCTGCCCACTCCCGCGGCGCGAGTGCTCGACCTCGGCACCGGGTGCGGGATCCAGGCGATGCACGCCACGCGGTTCTCCGCCCACGTCGTGGCGACCGACATCTCGGAACGGGCCCTCCGCCTCGCAGGCCTCAACGTCGAGCTCAACGGCATCGACGGCGTCGAGTTCCGCCGCGGCAGCCTCTTCGAGCCCGTTGCGGGCGAACGGTTCGACCGGATCGTGTCGAACCCGCCGTTCGTGATCACGCCGCGGGCCGCGGGCGTTCCCGAATACGACTACCGCGACGGCGGAATGGTGGGTGACGCACTCGTCGAAGAGGTCGTCCGTGGGGCGGCAGCACATCTCGAGCCGGGCGGCGTGGCGCAACTGCTCGGCAATTGGGAGTATCGGGCGACGGATGACGGACTCGAGCGCGTGCGCGGGTGGGCCGGCGGGCTCGACCACTGGATCGTCGAACGCGAGCGGCAACGCATCACCGAATACGCCGAGACCTGGATCCGCGACGGTGGCACGCGGCCGGGCACCCCCGACTTCGACCGGCTCTACGAGGCATGGCTCGACGACTTCGATGCGCGCTGGGTGCACGAGATCGGGTTCGGCTACGTGCTGCTGCGACGCCCGGCGGCCGACCCCGACCGCCCCGCCGCCCACTCCGTCGCCCCGCTGGCACGCCTCGAGCGTCGGCACGGCGCGCTGGGGAACGACGACGCTCCGCTCGGCGTGCACTTCGCCGCGTGCCTCGACGCGCACGACCGCCAGGCGGCGCTCGGCGACGAGGAGGTCGCCGCGCTGCGACTCACCGTGGCCGGCGACGTCACCGAGGAACGCCACTACTGGCCCGGCGACGAGCATCCGACGGCGATGCTGCTGCGCCAGGGCGGCGGCTTCGGACGAACGATCGGGCTCGACACCGGCCTCGCCGCGCTCGTGGGCGCGTGCGACGGCGAGCTCCCCGTCGGCGCGATCATCGGCGCGGTCGCCCAACTGCTCGACGTCGACGAGTCGGAGCTCGCGGCCGAGTTGCTGCCCGCCGTTCGCGGACTCATCGACGACGGGATCCTGCTGCTGCCGGCGACGTGA
- a CDS encoding DUF3054 domain-containing protein — translation MSERERPRAGTIVMAALLDLVLVHVFVRIGRTSHHETLDLAGIGSTAWPFMAGLAAGWLVSVAWRHPLTVWPTGAVIWAVTLGGGLLLRVVSGQGVPFAFVLVAAITLAVFLLGWRLVRVLVMRRARRRVETTAAR, via the coding sequence ATGAGTGAACGAGAGCGACCCCGTGCGGGCACGATCGTGATGGCGGCGCTCCTCGACCTCGTGCTCGTGCACGTCTTCGTGAGGATCGGGCGCACGAGCCACCACGAGACGTTGGACTTGGCGGGCATCGGCAGCACGGCGTGGCCGTTCATGGCGGGCCTCGCCGCCGGTTGGCTGGTCAGCGTCGCGTGGCGGCATCCGCTCACCGTCTGGCCGACGGGCGCCGTGATCTGGGCCGTCACCCTCGGCGGTGGGCTCTTGCTCCGGGTCGTGTCGGGGCAGGGAGTGCCGTTCGCGTTCGTGCTCGTCGCCGCGATCACCCTGGCCGTGTTCCTCCTCGGTTGGCGACTCGTGAGAGTGCTCGTGATGCGACGCGCGCGACGTCGAGTCGAAACCACGGCCGCCCGATGA
- the pnuC gene encoding nicotinamide riboside transporter PnuC, whose amino-acid sequence MNPIEWLFDAQLVIGDQVILWREIVGNLFGLASALGGLRRKVWAWPVGIVGNALLFTVFLGAVFDTPNPVNLLGQAGRQLMFIAVSIFGWVRWSQHRHVSANAVDPRWASGRTRILLAAALVGGTLVLTPVFSALGSFEPVWADAWIFMGSLLATWGMAKGWTEFWLIWVAVDIVGVPLLVSAGYYASALLYLFYGAFTIFGFITWMRVQRRQLVPVVGA is encoded by the coding sequence ATGAACCCGATCGAGTGGCTCTTCGACGCGCAGCTCGTCATCGGCGACCAGGTCATCCTGTGGCGTGAGATCGTCGGCAACCTGTTCGGCCTCGCGAGCGCGCTCGGCGGATTGCGCCGCAAGGTCTGGGCCTGGCCTGTGGGGATCGTGGGCAACGCCCTGCTCTTCACGGTGTTTCTCGGCGCCGTCTTCGACACCCCGAATCCCGTGAACCTGCTGGGACAGGCCGGTCGGCAGCTCATGTTCATCGCGGTGTCCATCTTCGGCTGGGTGCGCTGGTCGCAGCACCGCCACGTGAGCGCCAACGCCGTCGACCCGCGCTGGGCGAGCGGCCGCACCCGGATCCTGCTCGCGGCGGCACTCGTCGGGGGCACCCTCGTGCTGACGCCCGTGTTCAGTGCGCTCGGCTCGTTCGAGCCGGTCTGGGCCGACGCATGGATCTTCATGGGCTCGCTGCTCGCGACGTGGGGGATGGCGAAAGGATGGACGGAGTTCTGGCTCATCTGGGTCGCCGTCGACATCGTCGGGGTGCCGCTGCTCGTGAGCGCCGGCTACTACGCCTCAGCCCTGCTCTACCTGTTCTACGGGGCGTTCACGATCTTCGGCTTCATCACGTGGATGCGCGTGCAACGGCGACAGCTCGTGCCGGTGGTCGGGGCCTGA
- a CDS encoding thioredoxin domain-containing protein, with protein sequence MGNRLADAMSPYLRAHASNPVDWYPWGEAAFAAARERDVPMLVSIGYATCHWCHVMARESFSDDVVARMLNDRFVAIKVDREEHPEVDSSYLAAASAFTRELGWPLTIFATPEGRTFYAGTYFPPQPIRGIPSFSQVLAAVDEAWRERREQLDETAAAVADALAAASGAETEGELPSTEQLQDAVESLGADEDRVHGGFGSAPKFPVAPVLGFLVDAGTRARELAARTLKLMGASPLRDAVEGGFFRYATRADWSEPHYERMLTDNAQLLGVAARIAQRDPEAQWAASLARGLVAFLTGRMQLPGGAFASAQDSESTIDGVRSEGGYYQRDAAGRVGLDPPALDEKVLTGWNGLAIESLARTAFVFDDAVALDAARRAADFLLEHHVQTGGRLVRASLGGVASAAAATLEDTGMLVNGLLELAVATGEVAFAVRGRELLDDAIAAADHAPNPGSVPFAAPGGADPVLAARGLTMPADPAEGVTPSGVTACADAAWKLYLLGAGDRYRDVAEAAMRAVAGIALSRPIAFGGALGLMARLAVPIVQLVTVVPDPSDEDGEPGAALVAATRRHEASVSTIVTESQARAFGDAGFELFEGRTTQGGAPAAYRCHAFVCAMPVSDPDALESLASTP encoded by the coding sequence ATGGGGAACCGTCTCGCCGATGCCATGAGTCCGTACCTGCGGGCCCACGCCTCGAATCCTGTGGACTGGTATCCGTGGGGTGAAGCCGCATTCGCTGCCGCCCGCGAACGCGACGTTCCCATGCTCGTGTCCATCGGCTACGCGACGTGCCATTGGTGCCATGTCATGGCGCGCGAGAGCTTCAGCGACGACGTCGTCGCCCGAATGCTGAACGACCGGTTCGTCGCGATCAAGGTCGACCGCGAGGAGCATCCCGAGGTGGACTCGAGCTACCTCGCCGCCGCCTCCGCGTTCACTCGGGAGCTCGGCTGGCCGCTCACCATCTTCGCCACCCCAGAGGGACGCACGTTCTATGCCGGCACGTACTTTCCGCCGCAGCCGATCCGCGGCATCCCGTCGTTCTCCCAGGTGCTCGCCGCCGTCGACGAAGCCTGGCGCGAGCGCCGCGAGCAGCTCGACGAGACGGCTGCCGCCGTCGCCGATGCGCTGGCCGCGGCATCCGGAGCCGAAACCGAAGGAGAGCTCCCCTCGACCGAGCAACTTCAGGATGCGGTCGAGTCCCTGGGAGCCGATGAGGACCGGGTCCATGGCGGATTCGGGAGCGCGCCGAAGTTCCCGGTCGCGCCGGTTCTCGGTTTCCTCGTCGACGCCGGAACCCGAGCGCGCGAGCTCGCCGCACGCACGCTGAAGCTCATGGGAGCGTCGCCACTGCGCGACGCCGTCGAAGGCGGGTTCTTCCGTTACGCAACCCGCGCGGACTGGAGCGAGCCGCACTACGAGCGGATGCTCACCGACAATGCCCAGTTGCTCGGCGTCGCCGCACGGATCGCGCAGCGGGATCCCGAGGCGCAGTGGGCTGCCTCGCTCGCGCGAGGGCTCGTCGCCTTCCTGACGGGGCGCATGCAGCTCCCCGGCGGGGCATTCGCGAGCGCGCAGGACTCGGAGAGCACGATCGACGGCGTGCGAAGCGAGGGCGGGTACTACCAGCGGGACGCCGCGGGGCGCGTAGGACTCGATCCGCCGGCGCTCGACGAGAAGGTGCTCACGGGCTGGAACGGCCTCGCGATCGAATCTCTCGCGCGGACCGCGTTCGTGTTCGACGACGCCGTGGCCCTCGACGCGGCACGGCGCGCGGCCGACTTCCTGCTCGAGCATCACGTGCAGACCGGGGGTCGTCTCGTGCGAGCGTCGCTCGGCGGGGTCGCCTCGGCCGCGGCGGCGACCCTCGAAGACACCGGGATGCTCGTGAACGGCCTGCTGGAGCTCGCGGTGGCGACCGGCGAGGTCGCCTTCGCCGTCAGGGGCCGGGAGCTGCTCGACGACGCCATCGCGGCAGCCGATCATGCGCCGAATCCCGGGAGCGTTCCATTCGCCGCCCCTGGAGGCGCCGATCCCGTGCTCGCCGCGCGCGGCCTCACGATGCCCGCCGACCCGGCGGAAGGCGTCACTCCATCGGGAGTCACCGCGTGCGCGGACGCCGCGTGGAAGCTCTACCTGCTCGGTGCCGGCGATCGCTATCGCGACGTCGCTGAAGCGGCGATGCGGGCTGTAGCCGGAATCGCGCTCTCGCGGCCCATCGCCTTCGGCGGAGCGCTCGGGCTCATGGCCCGACTCGCGGTTCCGATCGTGCAACTCGTCACCGTCGTGCCCGACCCGTCGGACGAGGATGGCGAGCCAGGGGCGGCGCTCGTCGCGGCGACGCGGCGGCACGAGGCATCCGTCTCGACCATCGTCACCGAGTCGCAGGCGCGCGCCTTCGGCGATGCCGGCTTCGAGCTGTTCGAGGGCCGCACCACGCAGGGCGGTGCGCCGGCCGCCTATCGCTGTCACGCCTTCGTCTGCGCGATGCCGGTGAGTGACCCTGACGCGCTCGAATCGCTGGCGTCGACACCGTGA